TCTTCCGCTGCATTTACATCTAAATCTGCGAGCTAAAGGTCAGCTTCAAAACAACCACAGAAAGTCTTCCCATTTGGCTGATTCTTTCACCTTCTAATTTCTAATAAAATCTCTTTCCTtggatgtaaatgtaaatgctgtGGAAGATAAACCGTTACTGGTTTCTCCCTATAAACAAGCAGTGTGTCTGCATTAGATTTGTTCTGTTCTGTGAGTTCATCAAAAGCTACACCATGAAACCGAACGATAACTGCAGGAGCTCCTTGTTGTTTGTACGCTGTTCTTAGATCTAACTGGTGCTTTACATCTGTGAAACTAATACAAAGTCTGCACCATTCTGCGCTGGTGTACCTGTAACAGCCAACAACAAGCTGAATAAACATAGAAGTGACCTGCAAATCAGCAGCCGGAGTTTTCATTTGACAGTTTAGGTTgtgttgcatgttttagatcaagGAATAAATGAGTGATTGGattttaacctcctgacacccagtaagtaaacattttcaccattttacattaaataattgccttaattggaaacaacatgatgcaacagttttttcagatatatttttaatttttttttaaaaatatgtcatttccagtggacatttttatttatctatttgttttaagtaaagctatgaaactcttgtctactatagaggacaaaaatgtattgcatgtattgTATCAGGCGGTTAAAGAAGGTTTAAAGTGCAATATGcagattagggctgcacgatattggaaaaaactgacactgcgatTTTTTTGTTAACCCTGTGAtaagaaaaaatactcaggaggatataatagctgtgtggtactGACGTAAACGGTCAAACACATTAGTTGTGCTTCCTCTCGTTGTGCCAATTCaaaacacgtgtttcagtttcatccttctgtagctgaaataattccagacaaCTGAccatgcttttctttttggcaccaagtcatcattttcagtgattttctcttgttcgttgctcatttttcaatgttgttaccagcgactcactccatgtgcagggggcgtggtctgcttcggtaaactgattaagaacaattgtgattggtggataactgtgcgtagtgtgtgtcaggtacccaggatgaaattagatgagaacatgttgagttcattttcctcctacattgcaggacctgcgatttgactattgcacacacgtacaccacaatgacgatgctcaaacaatatattatgCAGCTCTAATGCAGATTTATCTTCGCGTCAGTGGAGACAGACATTCTTTTTATGTTGAGATGGTAAATTAAATGAAACCTGTAATCATCAAAAGTAAAtttaaagagcaaaaaaaaacctgccctgagatgaactggcgacatgtccagggtgaacccccccTTCACAcaaaagtacaggggttggacaaaataatggaaacaccttcacctcaagatgataatgcccgaatccatacagctagaattgttaaagaatggcatgaggaacattctaatgaagttgagcatctcgtatggccagcacagtccccagacctcaacattattgagcatttatggtcagttttagagattcaagtaagatgtcgatttccaccaccattgtctctaaaagagttggagggtattctaactgaagaatggcttaaaattcctttggaaacaattcacaagttgtatgaatcaatacctcggagaattgaggctgtaattgccgcaaaaggcggacctacaccatattaaattatattttgttgattttttaaggtgtttccattattttgtccaacccctgtagctgggataggctccagtgacccctgtgaccctagtgaggataaagccagttcagaaaatgtatgaatgaaaaTATGTTACCAAAATATGTTCAGATTTATGGTCATTATCACTGTATTGTAGAACATTTCATGAGTATAAGTATTTACTTTTTATAATCAGAGTGCATCGATCTCTGTTCTGACTGTCCTTCTCAACATTGACAGTATATGTTTAGTGTTTTTAGTCATTTGCAACagtattttagtctttttataTTTGATTCcgttaatgattttttaaaaaaaatttttgctttcGGCCCAGTCTGATCGTTTTTTCTTCAGTGCAGACTTAAAGCTGAGTCTGAGGTAAAAGTGGACAAGGTACAAAACCCTGTCAGAGTTTATGGTTGAATCTACAATATGCATCTGTAGATTAAACAAGCTTTGGCAAAAGTAACCTCCCAGGACACTGCAACTTGGGAAGTGATCATTTCAGGAAGTCATTGTGAAGGTGTATATGTTGAAGAGAAACCAATGTGACTGTCATGCCTTATTTCACACAGGTCTTTCTGTGAGACAGACTCTCACAAAGAACAAGGACGATCAAAGTATGGAATAAAAAGCAGTTCATTTAGATGCAAATATAAGTTGAGTGTCCAAAGCATTTTATGGTGACAGTAAGATAAACTTTTTAAAAATCCAACCACAACAAAGATGCAAGAGTGATCATTTTAGTTATGATCAGTACTAAATAATACAAGAGAAATAAAAATCgatgttttttaatgaaattgtCTGTGAAATAGTTGTGAAAAACTCCTATTTTCTCGGTTATTTCTGATTAGTGAACTGTCTGAGTTCAGGGATTGGGATTTCATCATTTCTGAACACGTCCTGccttaattttttctttgttacCACTTCATCAGGAGGGAAAAACATGCAGAGCCTCTGCACCATTTCCCATCATTCCATGCTCCTGGCAATACCCCAGTAGGATCATCAGTCACAGGAGTCAGATGCCTGACTGAACCCTGAAGAAACAAGGAAAACATTATTCAATACTAGCAAAAAGAAATAATTTAGTATAATAGCATATGAACATATACATCCTACAACAGCACATCTTTCCATATACATTGTACATAGTCTTGATACActtattctttagtgtttttatattgatgCACAAATTCTtgtgttttaatattttcttttttatttttttatcaagcCCAGAACTACCTACCTCTAAGAAAAATTctgttatgtgcacataatgcTAATAAACATTCTTAAATCTTGAATTTGGGAGATTTTGTCCCATCTGCCAGATTTTGTTGATAAATTGTGCAAATATGTCATAAAGTAGTAAGATTTTGATTATGTTTTAGATCTTAATAATCAGATAGCAGCATACATTTACAATCTTAAAGAACATTCATGACTAACCTTTAGTTTGTCTAAATAAACCtattaatgtaaataaaaacttAACATTTAGACcatgtttcattcaacacatgtcagacgTCTCTAATTGTTTGTGccgcttcttgtcatggggtcagaggtcaaactaaatagtgactttaacattTGCAACACATTAAGTTCAGTTTTTTGTATGTCTTTTAAGGTTGGGcacatttttactgtgttttcttgtatctgaaggaaagagattgagaaataaatatgttattTCAACCCTGCATTACGCAACAAAGCTAAAAGTAGCCTAAAACTATTGCACAATGTTTTATATGAACTCAAGAACCTCCTAATACTGTATAACACCAGAGCACACCTGCCAGTCTGACATACTTTTTTACTCCTATTTGCAAACAAGAAAACAGCTTGACATTAATGACACAAGTTGACATTTCACTGCTTTGCCGCTGTAAACTAAGAATTATTTTAGTAGTTTTAAGCCTAATATCTTCTaaaaccatcacaattacaaagCGAACAGAAAATCCTTCCTCATGTTTAAGCTAACGCACAACATCCTTTTAAGCGGCTGTTACTTACTAGGACAAGGctgtaaaaaaagaaactgtTAAAACTGATGATATAGTAGCATGgtttaaaatattttcaatatattTCCAAGGTGATATTCATTAAATACTTACACATGCTCTTGGAACTATGTTTTACCATCTTAAAAAATCGTGTTTGCCAAAGATAGTCGAAAAATTAGCCGTTTAGCTTAGCTTAATTAGCTATTGAACAATtagaaaaatatcttttttttttagttttagctaCTTACGCTTCTTAGTTCTGTCAACCGAGATTCTTTAGGTGTATAATGtgttttaaaaatgtcaaaacgtgcaaaaatacacaaataaaaaacaaattattaaaaCGTCGTACTTTAACCAACAGGGGGCGCCGCTGCTCTTATTCATCTGTCTACTTCCGCCGGTCAGAGGTCACCAAAATGGCGGCGGCCGTCAGCTCATGAATCTTCGGTCTCAATGTTACCCAGTTGTTCTCAAACGGCATGTGTGATCATTAACGGTGACATTTATCTGTAATAATAACCCGTTACCGCCATGTTCCAGGTGATCGGCGGAAGGAGCGTCCAGGCAGCCCGGCTCTGCGCTCCCAGGGCCGCCGTGCTCGTGGAGGCTGTCCGGGGCCGAAAGTCCCGCACGGACCCGACGGCCAAGTCCAAAGAGGGCCGGATCAAAGTGCCTCCTCCGGTGGACCCGGTGGAGATGGTGGTCCTGAAGGAGAGATACTCGGAGTACCAGCTGATCATGAGGGCTCTCCGGTAGGTGTAGACACGGACATGGTGTTGTGCCGAGTTCTGCTGCCTGCCGAAAACTGAACCCCCATCATATGATCTTTGGCagtatctgttttatttatattttgtgtgttgtgtatctaagatttaactttggaaacttttatataccttacagtttgcatattctttaatattaaacagatggtaaaaaaaaaaaaacataactgcaatgtCTTACAAATATTATTCATTACTTGCTACACGGCTATGATGACGTTAAGAGGTTGactaattcacaattaatttcgtgccctacagtcagaaaagagaaaaatgaatgaGCCAGGGTAAGCAGGGAGCACTTCTCAGCAaattgtgacagggtgaattagGTGCCCTTTATCCTCTTTtaagaagggggagcagttttcggcagggagtagaattcgacTCAACAAAGGGGACACAGGTGTGGGGACAGAGTCCAGCCAATGTAAAATAACTTGGCTaacgtttgtgatttttttttttttttttttagtgccaaAATGAGTTTTATTGACATGATTGCAAGAATTCACATCCAGAGccacatattttttgtattatagGCCGGTAAAACAGTAGTGTAATCATCAAAATAGTgatatttgtaaatattttttatttacattctCATCTAAAACATATGTTCTAGTGTTTCACCTACTTTTATTCATGCAAATTATAAGATTGAACTGCTTTAATTGACGTTTTACTAGTTTATGTTTTGATTTGTGAAAGACTGTGTTACGAGGGTTTAAAACCATAAATAAACCTATTTTACATCCTTTTAGTCTTGCGTCTTACACGACATTTTACGTCGTTTTCATCTGTTGGCGGCTCTTGTGTTGTTTTTACATATTCCGCACTGGGTTCATTTTTTTAACCTTGTCTTATTACtttgttttcttatttgttttgtcatttcatgaTGTTGCATCTTTTAAGAATCATGTAAAGCCTTAAATAATGATCTGGGTTCTTCAAACGTAAGCCTGTAACTGGAAAGAAGGGATGTTTTTAACCTTTATACTGATAATTATTTCTCAATTATAGGTCTTATTGGGATTATTGTGGACAACAGACATGATATCATACACACAGCTTTGGGTTTTctttctgctcagtgtcactgaattCAAAATGTCCCCAGATCTTTAGATTTAAGCCTTTTGTCATAAAACTGCAGTCTGGAGTTTGGATTTTATTAAACATGAAGATGTCATATTaatttatatgaaaatgtttatagtgATAACAGTATTTGCCACATCATCCAGCCCTGTTTATTGGTCATTCTTGTAccatatataaaaaaatgtttgtataaaaaaaataaataaactagaagcacttggagagcgcagacctccgccaaggctgatcagtggcccccccccccgtgggcccccccacccccgatcaccaccaaaatttaatcatttcttccttctcccatttccaacaaaccctgaaaatttcatccaaatctgtccataactttttgagttatgttgcacactaacggacagacaaacagacagacagacaaaccctggcaaaaacataacctccttggcggaggtaattagtttAAACATTtcatcctgaactaaaatgattatggTTGAATTTCTCAGTTCAAGCGATAAATAAAAGGAGAACttttaataaaaatacaaatcatcacatttagcTGACTGTAAAAGCTATATTTCGTGCTTTACTCTCACATGTTACTATGGAAACTATTATTGCTGAATTAAACTATCACCATTTAAACACAGTGCTAATAAATGTGACTGTATCGTGTGTGTGTTCCAGTCTGGAGTTTAAAGAGGAGGTGCTCAGGAAGAAGTACGAGGAGGAGACGGGTTCCCTGGCGGAGGAGAGGACAAGGCAGGAGGCGGAGGAGCATCGAGCCCTCATGGCCTGGAACGACCAGGAGAACCAGCGGCTCCTCAAACTGAGGTGAGAAAAAGCTCCAAAACAAAGCGGCAGAGTCGTAGCTGAAAACACACTGAAGGCATCGAACGAAGGGGAAACTCctgctggttctgggttctgAAAATATCCATCAGTCAAATCTTACACATGATACCGAGAGCTCATGGAAACCTCTGTGTTTCAGACTGTTGAGAATCCAGAAGGAAAAGGAACAAGCTGAACAACAGAAGATAGAAGCAGCCATTCAGCGTGAAAAACAACAGCAGGAGTTCATCCAGGAAAAAGAGAAGGAAATTCTGCAGCTCCAGGTACAGTTAGTGCAACACTCACATTTACACAGGTTCTATTTTTAGTCCGTTTTTCAGCCAGATACGAAAACATTAAATAGAAAATGTACATGTTTGCTGGAAAATTGAGCTTGAATGCCACTGAAATGATGcagaataaatgtaaaataaatgaaatgaaacagtgAAGCTGAATAAGAACCTGAGGTAGAAACCACTGAAAGTGGAAAAACAGAAGTTGAATTAGAGGCTGAAAAGACGAGTGGAGAAAAAACCTTAAAGAAAAACCATCACAGTGAAGAATAAACAGAAAATATTGAATGAGTCAGTAGATGAAATAGTTTAAGGcagaaaactgaagttaaaagaactTAAAGAAACTCTGAAAAAGTCATCAAATCAAGTcgttttattaaaagttttggaAAAGTCAGTCAATTTATTTTATAAGGATGGAATCTCCTCACCTGGAAATTGAATGTCTTTAACAAAAAGTACAGAAGGGATCAATTCTGAAAGGTGGATTTGAAAGTAAATGACCTGATGTTACTTTTTGGGGTATTTTGCGTTTGGATCCTGATGACACTTGTGAGTTTCATCTGAAATTAAATTCACCAAACACAAagtaaccaccaccaccacccctacgcgcgcacacacacacacacacacacacacacacacacacacacacacacacacacacacacacacacaggactgatCCAGTCAATCACAGAACTGTACAATATAGATCCTTTTACTTGACCCATTTATTAATGACgttattattattgatcatgacTTTTCCTACTGATAAAGGTTTTTTTAATCACTGAACTGTAGTTTTTATACTCgacatatagtttttatttgtatatttattctatcgtgtgtgtgtgtgtgtgtgtatatagtgtctgttttatttattgctgcCGCCTGAGTTAGTTGCTTTGAAATGTCATTTTTAGATGTAAATCTGGAATGACAATTAGTCTGTTTATGTGAACATTTTAGATCTGAAGTAAACCTCAGTGTTTTCCTTTGTCTGCggaggctggggggggggggctttttcatgtttatttgaccaaaaataatgcatttttgcCTCACTGTGGATCTGTATTATTACAATTTGTCGAAAAAACTCAATTGTCTTAATAGTTTATCTGAGTATTTGAAGTGACCATTAAATTTTGACCAAATTCGTGACCAAATGCAATTTTCTGGTTCTGAAATTTTTTGgcatttaaacacttttttctatgattaaaaaatgtttttttttttttttttaagtgaagttttttttaattgaaaatatattCTTTTTATCGAAGTGATATTGTttgggattgaataataaagacacaaataccCTACCCCTAATATGacccaaatacaaaaaataatacttcaatcaaaaaaattattttcaatcaaaaacaacacacttgaataaaaaaaaaaacttttcagtcaaagaaaaaagtgttcaaatgcaatttctggatttcagacatttttttctgctttcaaacacttttttttttgggggggggggggggggggcgttgatTGATGTTTTttctgattgaaaatttttttttggttgaagcAGTAAAGAAACAAATCCACCTTCacagaaaatgaacatttaaaataatcCAAAGTTTTCTTCTTCACTCAGTCAAAGGTTGTAAGTGGTGTCAGATGTTGTACAGTTGGTTCATGAAAAGTCACTGAATGCTGTGAAATGTTCCTGTTGTGGTTCTGATTGACCGTCTACCTTCCACGTCTTCCAGGAGGACGCCAAACACTTCATCACCTTGGAGAACTTGGACGAGCGCATCGAAGCAGCGCTGGACAATCCAAAGAATTACAACTTTGCCATCGATAAAGAAGGGCGGGTGGTCAAACAGACCGTTCTGCAGTGACAGACTGGAAGAACACAGGCAGAACGCAGACGGAGGCTTTTAAACAGGTTCCATCAAAGCCCTGAGAACGTGAAGACCAAGGTCCAACAGCAGGAAGTCAACGGACACGCTCTGAACAGAACCTGGCTTTTCCTTCCATTGGctcatgtttagtttagtttggtctgAAAGTGTCTTTACTTTAACTGCGTGCGTCcccgtgttgtttttttgttttcttctggatcttGGAATGGGTTGAGTCCATCTGAGGTTCTACACATGTGAGGAACCTTCGTTATAAGACAGTCATTCCTGTGAATCAGGAGGGATTTAAGGATTCAGCCAggtttaaataaagttcaaacccaaaaaaaaaggccaaactgAAGATGTCAGTGCCGTAACGTCACCCCAatatgtttgatttttgtttttcatcattacTGTCTGTTCATGCTTTGGAATGTATGTACGTAAATTAATGTAAAGTAAAGTTTCCACTAAACTGGAACATTTCTGTGTAACTTCCtttcatttgttttcagttttgaagGTTAAATATTAGGAAATGAATGACACACATAcattaaggcacaggtgtcaaacatgcggcccgggggccaaacccggcccgccaaagggtccagtccggcccttgggatgaatttgtgaaatgcaaaaattacgccaAGGtgttaataatccttttagttcaggttccacattcagaccaattcaatctcaagtgggtcagaccagtaaaatatgatcataataacagaaataaggacaactccaaatgtttctctttgtaaatacaaatattttcatgtatttacaataaaacagtataatttcacaaaaaatgtgaataacctgaaaaaatatgaacctgaaatgtcttaagagaagtacaattttaacaatattctgcctgttattaaatgttttgtgtttgtagatccactgtgatctgtaagttataatgtacatgtggaaatgataaacttaggCAGACTAGTGTTAAAGttacacatattttttcagtttgttcatgttattcacatcttctgaaaggatagtttgtagatgtaaaccttttcataatgtaaatttacttttttcactctaaaactgagaaaattttggagttgacattatttctatattattctgttattattttactggttcggcccactgcagatcaaatttagctgaatgtggaactgaactaacatgagtttgacagccctgcattaagGAAACATCCACTGGAGTTGAACGACTCCGACTGCACAAGAAACTCGCACTTAAAGCTtttaaaattactgtattttttgtgaggatcagtggctataaAAGAGGAAATGTACTCTAGGGAAAGATTGACTTATTACCTACAGCTCAAAGAACATATCTATATCAtaaagcgctggagaaaatggctgaactgtaaacaaaacaaagcagaatTATTACTGTGTGTCATTTAAATAGTTTGAATTCAACCAGAGagccctagtttctgtgttgtattgtctgttgataaaacaaataaaaatattgaataaaaaataaataaaaattacaatatttgGTCTGGAGATCACTGCTCTTCACCTTATTTCATCTGAATCAGATCATTCAGTGTGAAATTTGAGGATTAGGAAGGATCAGAGCAGTGTCAAAGTCAGTTTAGATCAGGTTTCACATTGGTCCAATATGAGCTAAACTGggtcaaaccaataaaataacctataaataatgacaaatccaagtttttctctgtttcagtgcaataaaaacatttaattatggaaatatttccatttacaaactatcttttcccaaaaaacatgtgaataaccagaaaaataagtacaattttaacaatattatgcctcagcttatcatttatacatgtacattaacacacaatgttacacaaacatttggtagcaggctgaatattgttaaaaattgtacATTTGGAACTGAAATAggaataatttctacaatattatattTCATCGTATTGTGAACACACCTTACAGagcccagtggatctacaaatacacaaaacactcaggcagaaaattggtacaattacacttcatttcaggttcacattttattgttaaaaggttattctgttattattttactgcagatcatattggactgaatgtggaaccggaactaaaaccagttcaacacagtaACTCCTCTGTCTGTTGGAGAAACTGTGATGATCAAAATGCAAATCCATGTTTTCTAGGACCGCCCTGTTCTGAAGGATTATTGGACAGACACACATAGTGCTCCACAGCAGaggggtcaaactcatgttctttcaggttccacattcagctcaatttgatctccagtggaccagaccagtaaaataataacagaataactgataaataatgacaactgcaaatttttgtctttgttttgttgcaaaaaaaaccaaacaaacaattaaattatgaaaatacttacttttagaaactatccaaacaaagaagatgtgaataacctgaaaaaaacttaaatttaaattaaaaaactaagaaaattaaattaagaaaatttagtgcaattttagcaatattctgcctcaatttatcatttctccatgtgcattatggctcAGAtctacactgagcaaaaatataaatgcaacacttttgtttttgctcccatttttcatgagttgaactcaaagatctaaagctttttctgtgtacacaaaaggtttatttctctcaaatattgttcacaaatctgtctaaatttgtgttagtgaactcttctcctttgctgaagtaatccatccacctcacaggtgtggcatatcaagatgctgattagacagcaggatttttgcacaggtgtgccttaggctggccacaataacaGGCCACtccaaatgtgcagttttatcacacagcacaataccacagatgtcacaagttttgagggaatatgcaattggcatgctgacttcaggaatgtccagaagagcttctgcctgtgaactgaatgttcatttctctaccataagccatctccaaagctgtttcagagaattcatgaagaagactgtgtgaggaaaatggtggtcacaccaaatactgactggttttctgacccccctggaccacccaatacagtaaaagtgcacattttagagtggccttttattgtggccagcctaagtcacacctgtgcaataatcctgctgtctaatcagcatctggatctgccacagctgtgaggtggatggattatctcagcaaaggacgaaggagtgttcactaacacagatttagacaaatttatgaacaatatttgagagaaataggccttttgtgtacatagaaaaagttttagattgagttcagctcatgaaaaatgggagcaaaaacaaaagtgttgcatttatatttttgttcagtattcaaagacactaaacactgaggaacaggcagaaaagaattcaaattgtgcttaattttctttagacatttcaggttgctcatatttgttcaggttattcacattttattgttacaggacagtttgtaaatgtaaatacttccataatttaatgttatattttgcactaaaacaaaggaaaaaaattgaagttgtcattatttataggcataatatagtatttttctcacatcaaagcaagaagaaaatctggagtcattctt
This portion of the Sphaeramia orbicularis chromosome 22, fSphaOr1.1, whole genome shotgun sequence genome encodes:
- the mrps26 gene encoding small ribosomal subunit protein mS26; this translates as MFQVIGGRSVQAARLCAPRAAVLVEAVRGRKSRTDPTAKSKEGRIKVPPPVDPVEMVVLKERYSEYQLIMRALRLEFKEEVLRKKYEEETGSLAEERTRQEAEEHRALMAWNDQENQRLLKLRLLRIQKEKEQAEQQKIEAAIQREKQQQEFIQEKEKEILQLQEDAKHFITLENLDERIEAALDNPKNYNFAIDKEGRVVKQTVLQ